The following proteins come from a genomic window of Finegoldia magna ATCC 29328:
- a CDS encoding deoxyribonuclease IV has product MNRIGCHLSTSKGLHKTIEQCLEINADTFQFFPRNPRGSKSRLIPKKEIDKFLELRKIHNINKIVCHGAYTMNLCSDREDLRKLAVKLINEDMKKIQDMRINHYVLHPGSHKNQGIEEGLKLIVEGINKVDVSNGQMICIETMSGKGSELGCDIDQIAYIINNASIPLYVCIDTCHLFSSGIRLDNFDDYLDEFDKKIGIDKIKVIHCNDSMMPFGANKDRHEKFGKGLIGEQDLFNVIFNERLKDRPIILETPNDLDGYKIEIEEIRRNFNELRQN; this is encoded by the coding sequence TCACAAAACAATAGAACAATGTCTAGAAATAAATGCAGATACTTTTCAATTTTTTCCTCGAAACCCAAGAGGATCTAAGTCAAGGTTAATTCCTAAAAAAGAAATTGATAAATTCTTAGAACTAAGGAAGATCCATAATATAAACAAAATTGTATGTCATGGAGCATATACCATGAATTTATGTAGTGATAGAGAAGATTTAAGAAAATTGGCAGTCAAACTTATCAATGAAGATATGAAAAAAATTCAGGACATGCGTATAAATCATTATGTTCTTCATCCAGGAAGCCATAAAAATCAAGGGATAGAAGAAGGTCTAAAATTAATCGTTGAAGGTATAAACAAAGTTGATGTTTCTAATGGTCAAATGATATGTATCGAAACTATGAGTGGTAAAGGTAGTGAGCTTGGATGTGATATAGACCAAATAGCATATATTATAAATAACGCCAGCATTCCTTTATATGTTTGTATAGATACTTGCCATTTATTTAGTTCTGGAATTAGATTAGATAATTTTGATGATTATCTTGACGAATTTGATAAGAAAATTGGAATTGACAAGATAAAAGTAATTCATTGTAATGATTCTATGATGCCTTTTGGAGCAAATAAAGATAGACACGAGAAGTTTGGGAAAGGATTAATTGGAGAACAAGATTTATTTAATGTAATTTTTAACGAAAGACTGAAAGACAGGCCAATTATTTTGGAAACGCCTAATGACTTAGATGGATATAAAATAGAAATTGAAGAAATAAGGAGAAATTTTAATGAGTTACGACAAAATTAA
- the nth gene encoding endonuclease III, translating to MSYDKINKILDDLDSLYPDAKAGLDFTTPFELLIATILSAQCTDVRVNKVTAVLFKEHNTPKSILDLGIDGLTKYIKSCGLYKTKSKNIINTCNVLYHDYDSKVPDNIEELMKLPGVGRKTANVVVSNAFDTPAIAVDTHVFRVTNRIGIVNEKDVLSTEKALMRVIPKERWSKSHHLFIWHGRNICKARNPKCEECILNDRCKFYNS from the coding sequence ATGAGTTACGACAAAATTAACAAAATTTTAGATGATTTAGATAGTTTATATCCTGATGCAAAAGCAGGGCTTGATTTTACAACACCTTTTGAATTATTGATTGCGACTATTTTATCAGCACAATGTACAGATGTTAGAGTAAATAAAGTTACAGCAGTTTTATTCAAAGAACACAATACTCCTAAATCAATATTAGATTTAGGAATAGATGGATTAACCAAATATATCAAAAGCTGCGGACTCTACAAAACAAAATCAAAAAATATAATAAACACATGTAATGTTTTATATCATGATTATGATTCAAAAGTTCCTGATAATATTGAAGAATTAATGAAACTACCTGGAGTTGGAAGAAAAACTGCAAATGTAGTTGTTAGCAATGCTTTTGATACTCCTGCAATCGCAGTAGATACTCATGTTTTTAGAGTAACTAATAGAATAGGAATAGTTAATGAAAAAGATGTATTAAGTACTGAAAAGGCGTTAATGAGGGTAATACCAAAAGAAAGATGGTCAAAAAGTCATCACTTATTTATTTGGCATGGAAGAAATATATGTAAGGCTAGAAATCCTAAGTGCGAAGAATGTATATTGAATGACAGATGTAAATTTTACAACTCATAA
- the pyrB gene encoding aspartate carbamoyltransferase: MLKNRNLINADDFNVEEINEILNLAEEIIKSPSDFSNLCNGKILGTLFFEPSTRTRLSFESAIHRLGGDCIGFSESASSSTSKGESLADTIRTVSNYTDIIAMRNPKEGSAVLASSYAEVPLINAGDGGHQHPTQTLTDLLTIWMTKKKLDNMTIGLCGDLKFGRTVHSLIKAMSRYENNKFILISPEELQVPDYIKMFLKSKNIEFKEVEKMEDVIGELDVLYMTRVQKERFFNEADYVRLKDSYILDNDKMKLATEDLAVLHPLPRVNEIATEVDSDPRAVYFKQVRYGVIVRMALILKLLGVR; the protein is encoded by the coding sequence ATGTTAAAAAATAGAAATTTAATTAACGCGGATGATTTTAATGTAGAAGAGATAAACGAAATATTAAATTTAGCAGAAGAAATTATAAAGAGTCCTTCTGATTTTTCTAATTTATGTAATGGAAAAATCTTAGGGACTCTTTTTTTTGAGCCTTCAACAAGAACTAGATTAAGTTTTGAGTCAGCAATACATAGATTAGGCGGTGATTGCATAGGATTTTCCGAAAGCGCAAGTTCATCTACATCAAAGGGTGAATCTTTGGCTGATACAATAAGAACTGTATCGAATTATACAGATATAATAGCAATGAGAAACCCAAAAGAAGGTTCAGCAGTATTAGCTAGTTCATATGCAGAAGTTCCATTGATAAATGCAGGAGATGGCGGACATCAACATCCCACTCAAACATTGACAGACTTGCTAACAATTTGGATGACAAAGAAAAAATTAGACAATATGACTATAGGATTGTGTGGGGATTTGAAATTTGGTAGAACAGTGCATTCTTTAATAAAAGCTATGTCAAGATATGAAAACAACAAATTCATATTAATTTCACCAGAAGAACTTCAAGTACCAGATTATATTAAAATGTTTTTAAAATCTAAAAATATAGAATTCAAAGAGGTTGAAAAAATGGAAGACGTAATCGGAGAGCTTGATGTTTTATATATGACAAGAGTTCAAAAAGAAAGATTCTTTAATGAAGCAGATTATGTTAGATTAAAAGATTCATATATTTTAGATAATGATAAAATGAAATTAGCAACTGAAGACTTAGCTGTACTTCATCCGTTGCCAAGAGTGAATGAAATAGCTACTGAAGTTGATAGCGATCCAAGGGCCGTTTATTTCAAACAAGTTAGATACGGCGTAATTGTTAGAATGGCATTAATATTAAAATTATTAGGGGTGAGATAA
- a CDS encoding aspartate carbamoyltransferase regulatory subunit, translated as MLNINSIEKGIVIDHIKCGMGYKIFQLLKLDKADYTVALIMNAQSGKLGRKDMIKIENVIDIDFDILGVFDDNMTVNVIENEKIKEKINLNLPEHFEGFIKCKNPRCITQSERSIVQKFSLVDKDTRTYKCDYCDHLYNVEE; from the coding sequence ATGTTAAACATTAATAGTATTGAAAAAGGTATTGTAATTGATCATATTAAATGTGGAATGGGATATAAAATATTTCAACTTTTAAAGTTAGATAAAGCGGATTATACAGTAGCATTAATTATGAATGCGCAATCAGGTAAACTAGGAAGAAAAGACATGATAAAAATCGAAAATGTTATTGATATAGACTTCGATATACTTGGTGTATTTGATGATAATATGACTGTTAATGTAATTGAAAATGAAAAAATAAAAGAAAAAATCAACTTAAATTTACCAGAACATTTTGAAGGTTTTATTAAATGTAAAAATCCTAGATGTATAACTCAATCTGAACGTAGTATTGTACAAAAATTTAGCCTAGTAGATAAGGACACTAGAACATATAAATGTGATTATTGTG